Part of the Oreochromis niloticus isolate F11D_XX unplaced genomic scaffold, O_niloticus_UMD_NMBU tig00000734_pilon, whole genome shotgun sequence genome, CATCAGAAACTCTTTGGTTATTGACACTGATGACTTTGAGAATGAGCATGAcgaaacagtatttttttctattttatcttattctctttcattgtttatcTTAATTTTTTGCTGCTTGTAATTTTGTACAGTTCACTTTCTGCCGCGATCCAGCAAATTTCCCACATATGGGAGTAAATCCAGCATATTTGCAGGAAAATGCCCAAATCCTCTAACTCTACACCAGAAAACCATCAAATGTTCTATTGGTGTGATTTTACAGATTTTAACCAGTCGAAATGTGTAATTTTTCAGTGTAGGACTGAAATAGTCAAATTTATGGATGTTTGATTGTTGTCACCCCTGAAACATTGTTTTCAGTATATCAAACTAAGTATGATGTTTGGTGTCTATAGTGTACTGTACTGgtgtgttttcatttaaaaacaggaaacacatgatCTGACCAAAACTGCAACCTCCATCTTGTTTTGAAACATGGCTGCCAAACCTGCAACAAACTGGCATTTCCACTATTTCAACACTGCTGGAGCATGCGCTGACTGATATGTTGATTTATATTTATGgataaaatttaaaatcttgttgtttatttttcaacatACTAAAATTACCAGTTTACTCCCAGTGTGTCTTTAACAACCCATGTGAGGTCAGGGGTCACGTTTGGTTCATGTAGCAGAATAAAGACTGAAAATCTGTGAGAGCTCATTAAAATGCATGTTTGAGACTTTTGAAAAGTAAAATCATCACAAGTTTGAAACTGTGCTTCTTTAGCATGAAGCTAACACACAGCTGTACCTGTGACCTGGTCAATGATCACAGCTCTCTGTCCACCTAACCAAATTACACTTTGTATACAAGTTGTGTATCGAGTATATGTAAAGTGCATGAAACAGTGCAAATTGAGACGAGTGTTGAAGGATTAACTGTCTGACTGACTGCTGTAGTCCAGCATCCATCCACACTCAGATGGCCTCCATCAGTTTTCTTTAGCACAGATGTGTCCTGCTCACTCTGGAGTCAGTGTTATCATCCTCATCTGTGACAATGTGAGACTCCAGCTGAGCTAgttttttattcattaatttaCTGACTTATATTATGTCCTGATAGTTTAACCTTTGAATTTAATCCACGTGTAGCTGAGCAGACTCGGTGCTCCCTGCATGTTTCAGGTGTTGCTGTTACAGAGAGAGGACGGctgctgtcagtctgtcatGTTTAGATCAAATCAAACTAAGCTGGCAGTTTATGTGAATACAGGCAGTGCTTATTGTAAAGTATGTATCTTTAGTGTAGCTGTGTTAAAACATGGCTGCCCTCTTGCTGTAATGAGACCAGCTGAGCAGAGTTACTGATCTGTAAGCAGTTTCCAAAGTCCTGAGACTGATCACAGTGTGGCTTTGGACCTCTCATGCTGAAATCATCAGCGATCACTGACACATCTGGACCAGCTGTGATAAACTGTTATTCTCTTTCACCATCATCTactctgatttttgtttttaaattaatttattttattttttcatggtTGAGAACATACAAGCTggtctttgtaatataaacataTTATTCACAGTAAATACTATAAAAGCCAGAATCgatagtttgtgtgtgtgtaacagctgcATTAAATATTATAAATTTTACAGAAATTAATTCAGTAATTATCTGAGTTAATGGTCACATTGAGCTCACTgaggtgtttaaaaaaagttatGTTTCAGCTGTAACTTTGAAAGCAGTCTGTCAGTTTGCACTGTTTGAAGTGCTTCACATATAAACGTTGTAAATTGTGTACACAGTATATTttggttggtgtgacagagctGTTATCACTGAAGGTTCAGATGTTTCAGCCTcataataaacaaacacaggTTCGGAGACTCGAGGATTTGACCTTCCAAAAGTCACAGACATGGTTTAATGAGCTCTCACAGTCTGCAGCCAAACAGGTCAAATTATATAGAACAGCTGGATGAAACCaacatgacctctgaccctgtGTGAGCTGTTAGACCTGCTAATtagtatatttgtattttttcatatatatttttgattttttttaatggcaaaAACAAGATGGCAGCTGTAGTTTTGGTCAGATGATGTTTGTCCTGTtcttaattttaaaaagcagaaaaatcgACAAgtatgcacattttttttttcattttatacatTATTTTGAAAATTCTTATTAACCTGATCTCCTAAAACtagaagaggaaatggattctgttctgttcttcactcatcacctacctgacagctgacacctctttctcacctgcaggtcagccaGAAGGATATCCTGTATGGATGGTTGGTCTGGGAAGTATTcttcttgttatttttatttttctgatccataaaataatacaacaacagaaaactagaaagcgaaaatttctgaagaaattttaagtgtgcctacactgtaaaatataacttgttgtttcaacttaaaaatatcaggtacagggctgccttaaaattttaagttaagtcaagaaatagagtttgttcttataacacaaccaattgttatcttaatgaaaaatcacatgttatcTAAACTTttgtcttagtttagttgactaaGGTTTGTTAGTCAGTTTAACTGCTTTAAtagtcatttttacttgggaaaactatttaagctaaattaaaataatcaattgtttaaactcttgttcTAATTTAGTTGACTTGGGTTTCTTAGTTaattcaaatgttttagtagttCTCtcaacttaggaatctattttagcttaacttaATTTATTGATTAAGGTTTATTAATTAAGGTAGCTGTGTgaactttataaataaaatgaaactgatttaaagGTTGATTGACTTGATGTAAAGATGTTTACTACACAAAAAATAAGTTATTATTTGAGCTTTCCatcatccatttcagcaaaaaaaccaaacaaacaaaaaactgttaggtttatcttagatctcatgtttaaatgtctacattcatttaaattaattttctgttgtttacactTCAGAACCCCCCACCCACagatttaattaaaatgtatcTGATGCAcgaagtttgttttaagaacatagCAAGACAATTAACATCCAACATTAAACATTTATTGCTCCATCTTACTCCTCTGACAAACAAAATCAGAAAATCAGTGACATGCAAGtttgattaaattctgaccCAGGAGCATTTAACAATTCTTGTGAATTGTTGACAGTTGGACAACAGAACACTATGACATGAGCTCAGTTTTTCAACAGGATGAGCTAAAACTGCTGCATTAAAATTAACAACATGAAGTCtctattaatgtaatgtatcaacagGATGTAACTATTATAGAACAATTATTCTTTACattgcaaaatttttaaacctCATTTGTGCACAGTCActcctgttagcataaaacttgaattACTAACATAATACAAAACCTTGACtgttaagtgacagtaaagatcagtttataactaAAACTTCAAACTctatttgtctttatttataattacaacacattccacagaaccaattgCTGTTAAAATTAGTACTtaatgcttctgaaacatttgaaagGTATGGATATTTTAGAAACAGGTTCAGTCAGCTGAATTGCAAAACACGGGAAAAACTACAGACTTGCATGAGATACGCATTTGCAGAGTCCCctattatatttttgttcacAAGTAAGTCTCTTAAaccatgagtaattgtctaaactgaaatgtaaactagtcatttagtgacatacaaaaatGAAGCATGAGAACTTGAAAgtatggaaaaaacaaacagtaaaacaaaaactgtcttTAACGCTAAGGCAATTGCATGCtgtgagcatacaattacagttctacATGGTCTTccgcaagagtctgtttcttagaccatgcactagtgaggaGCACTGCCTTCCTCCAATGTTCATGAGGACCTTCTGAATAACTTCAAAGGTGTACTtgagttcctttggatagtctatgttgagggcaaaaagaagacccatcagcatggaaatggcactcgggacatccctcagattagacaggattactgcctcctcaaggacaaccaacacatcaatgatgtcttcttctttcaccatcacaatgccaactttcatccccTTGGTGAACGTGTCTTCAATATCTGtgggctataaaagggttcaaagacaaaaagaaaaaaacaaaaaatcagttacaaaactttaaaaaaaaaatacacaatatcCCTGGTGCTTTATAAATCATGTCTTTCTAACGAAGAGCCGTACTGATGccttggatgatggtgattggctttgggtaacacttcttagttgttgaaatttttttcagaatgagaattgcacccccatgttacaaatccatttcttgcttttaaCAAAGATCATGTTCATTAATAATaaagcatgtcttcaattgcagaatgtGAACAACAATTTAAATACATACTACTtgtgctaaatattggctgtgctctgaATAAAATGTGACTGAGAAtgcatgaaatgtgcaaactggaGCTACACTACCGTAGCAGAATGTAACTCCacagacaatgcttctttaatcagtaaCAGTTCCCCTTATATTAAACTGCATGAAAAACGAACATATAGACGTAGCTGGAATGGTTGCATAACTGGCATTGAATgacaacatccacctttacccaacTGTCCAATGACTGGGCCAGTGACTTAATTGTTTAAACAGTCCACAGTCCTACTCCAGGGTCgaagacatttcaccaaagtattgcccccgaCAGCTGTAGCAGCCGCTGTAATcacttaaatatcctaatatgtCTGCCATTACAAATATACAGTGTGTGAGAAATCCAATGCAAAGCTGTAGGGAACAGTACAGCAGCacaatgtcaaagaccctggtgaagacatgaataaacacaataaacgaACAATATCAATACTAGTTTATCAGGTAGTTTCTCTGAAAACCAGACTAAATCCAGTGTCACAGATCTcgtaataatacatttgttgGCATCTACAACAATGCTCACCTCCACAGTCTTGAAAATGTGTGAGAGATCTTCCTTGAGAAAATGAGGAAGACCCAGCAGAAGAAcggtcctcttc contains:
- the LOC112844663 gene encoding uncharacterized protein LOC112844663 produces the protein MMYNTFSLRRKEIVEDEPLVAQVKERWPALFSERQVEAEFARLTSVDLKGSFFAGLDQYLERFLELYKTKSGIARLTRLIKCLDDDSSTQRKRTVLLLGLPHFLKEDLSHIFKTVEPTDIEDTFTKGMKVGIVMVKEEDIIDVLVVLEEAVILSNLRDVPSAISMLMGLLFALNIDYPKELKYTFEVIQKVLMNIGGRQCSSLVHGLRNRLLRKTM